In the Carassius gibelio isolate Cgi1373 ecotype wild population from Czech Republic chromosome A2, carGib1.2-hapl.c, whole genome shotgun sequence genome, one interval contains:
- the LOC127935330 gene encoding period circadian protein homolog 2 isoform X1 yields MSEDSESKPYLFSSLEGQNEAAGCSSMSTMHRMGSFAEGTKLGLASEGSDSSQDTPASPHNKRKMAHSLHEDVEMKSSGSSGSGTESHGNESHGNDSHGNDSHGNESSGSSNSRSKDSALLESSGSNKSSNSHSPSPPSSTNAFSLLSASSEQDNPSTSGCSSEESAKAKTQKELLKTLKELKLHLPSEKRNKGSKSTTLNTLKYALRCVRQVEANEEYYQLLMINDSQPSGLDVSSYTIEEIDSITSEYTLKNTDIFAVAVSLITGKIVYISDQAASILNCKQDVFKNAKFVEFLTPQDVSVFYSFTTPYRLPSWSMCTGAESSPSDCMQEKSFFCRISGGKECEADLQYYPFRMTPYLMKVQDMEHSEDQFCCLLLAERVHSGYEAPRIPTDKRIFTTTHTPSCVFQDVDERAVPLLGYLPQDLIGTPVLLHLHPSDRPVMLGIHRKILQYAGQPFDHSIRFCARNGEYITIDTSWSSFVNPWSRKVSFVIGRHKVRMGPVNEDVFAAPAVAEGKSLDSDIQEITEQIHRLLLQPVHNNGSSGYGSLGSNDHLLSVASSSESNSNGTRLRQEEEDARKAKPRSFQEICKGVHMQKNQEQQSKKSPTKFLQKSPVVRPKDSAYPVNWRESPVEQRAGLQEELAFKDQTVYSYQQISCLDSVIRYLESCNVPITVKRKCQSSSNTTSSNSDEDKQRGVESSIQVSEEAGHLKNQPGLSSLEESKKPAVSGVVSPSLTPLALPSKPESVMSITSQCSYSSTIVHVGDKKVVSSTRHISPKQEFSSKLQKIIEDVPGSEGIEGQGLAVPLATVSPHNQEREAYKKLGLTKHVLAAHTQKEEQAFLSRFRELRGVHAFNADCSLYLEKQKGVPSEAVPAARLSKQGGGGAPETSGTRRGRNKKTKTKRIKPNESSDSTPSGRRPPPKPQLQGLNQTSWSPSDTSQSTFPIAYPAVMPGYPLQMYPGAGGVQPRVDAPLSGFGESQCSQDPRIPMQPIQTPFSAPLVTPMVALVLPNYMFPQIGGAPRQPFYPKQGAFPSQPTFPPQPSFAAQTPFPQQSTFTIQTQFAPQNPFTPQTPFPFTCPEEPPKPPEPELREDPSRSPTPQSVGGGGPPSPPLFQSRCSSPLQLNLLQLEETQRSAERQEWTAPSVVPQANCSSSAEKAGDATGQTTTDKDVPQYEGSPVDGQHSDAFSSSSDLLDILPEDSRSGTGSATSGSMGSGSNGCETSASGGSASRTGSSNNSSNYFGSVDSSQKSHKAKGQGSGSGALTLDGSEKLIKYALQDPLWLLMANVNEDVMMSYQLPSRDIEKVLREDREKLRQMQKSQPRFTEEQKRELVEVHPWMRRGGLPKAIDVKVCVGCEEMSETLTEEDPPDLHMGETESSDVTVPPANSSEASTHSETHGCPGPVT; encoded by the exons CTCCAACTCTCATAGTCCTTCACCACCCAGCAGCACGAACGCCTTCAGCCTTCTGAGTGCCAGTTCAGAGCAGGACAACCCATCTACCAGCGGCTGCAG TAGTGAAGAATCCGCCAAGGCAAAGACACAGAAAGAATTGCTTAAAACTCTGAAAGAGCTGAAGCTTCATTTGCCATCGGAAAAGAGGAACAAGGGCAGCAAGTCGACGACGCTCAATACTCTAAAATATGCCCTGCGCTGCGTCAGACAGGTGGAGG caaatgaAGAATACTACCAGCTGCTTATGATTAATGATAGTCAGCCATCAGGGCTTGACGTTTCATCATATACCATAGAGGAGATAGACAGCATCACCTCTGAATACACCCTCAAAAACACA GATATCTTTGCAGTGGCAGTGTCCCTCATCACTGGAAAGATTGTCTATATTTCAGACCAGGCCGCCTCCATCTTGAACTGCAAACAGGATGTGTTCAAGAACGCTAAGTTTGTGGAGTTTCTTACCCCGCAGGACGTTAGCGTGTTTTATAGCTTCACCACACCTTACAGGCTGCCTTCTTGGAGCATGTGCACTGGCGCAG AGTCGTCACCGTCAGACTGCATGCAGGAGAAATCTTTCTTCTGTCGCATtag CGGTGGTAAAGAGTGTGAGGCAGATCTGCAGTACTATCCCTTCAGAATGACTCCTTATTTGATGAAGGTTCAGGATATGGAGCACTCTGAAGATCAGTTCTGCTGCCTCCTGCTGGCCGAGAGAGTGCACTCCGGCTACGAAG CTCCAAGGATCCCCACGGACAAACGAATCTTCACCACAACACACACTCCCAGCTGTGTGTTTCAGGATGTGGACGAGAG GGCCGTTCCATTACTAGGATACCTGCCTCAGGATTTGATTGGCACACCTGTCCTGCTGCACCTACATCCCAGTGATCGACCCGTCATGCTTGGCATCCACAGGAAGA TCCTCCAGTATGCCGGCCAGCCGTTTGACCACTCAATCCGCTTCTGTGCTCGTAATGGAGAGTACATCACCATAGACACCAGCTGGTCCAGCTTTGTCAATCCCTGGAGCCGCAAAGTTTCCTTCGTCATTGGCAGACACAAAGTTCGCAT GGGTccagtgaatgaagatgtgttTGCAGCTCCGGCCGTGGCTGAGGGCAAATCCTTAGACTCAGACATCCAGGAAATCACTGAGCAAATTCACAGACTCCTGCTGCAG CCGGTCCACAACAACGGTTCGAGCGGCTATGGGAGTCTGGGCAGTAATGATCATCTGCTGAGTGTGGCATCGTCTAGTGAAAGTAACAGTAATGGAACGCGCCTGCGACAAGAGGAAGAGGATGCCAGGAAAGCCAAACCG AGGAGCTTTCAGGAGATCTGCAAAGGAGTCCACATGCAGAAAAACCAGGAGCAGCAGTCCAAGAAGAGCCCTACTA AGTTTCTACAGAAAAGTCCAGTGGTTCGACCCAAAGATTCTGCGTATCCTGTGAACTGGAGAGAGTCTCCAGTGGAGCAGCGTGCAGGTCTTCAGGAGGAGCTGGCCTTCAAAGACCAGACCGTCTACTCCTATCAGCAGATTAGTTGCCTGGACAGCGTAATCAG GTATTTGGAAAGCTGTAACGTGCCCATCACAGTGAAGAGAAAGTGCCAGTCCTCCTCAAACACAACATCCTCAAACTCAGACGAAGACAAGCAGAGAGGTGTTGAGAGCTCCATACAAGTGTCTGAAG AGGCCGGTCATCTGAAGAACCAGCCAGGTCTCTCATCATTAGAGGAGTCTAAGAAGCCTGCAGTCTCTGGTGTAGTGAGTCCATCTCTGACTCCACTCGCGCTGCCCAGTAAACCTGAAAGTGTGATGTCCATCACCAGCCAGTGCAGCTACAGCAGCACCATCGTACACGTAGGAGACAAGAAAG TCGTATCCTCAACAAGACACATCTCTCCAAAGCAAGAGTTCTCTTCCAAACTTCAAA AGATCATTGAAGACGTCCCCGGCTCTGAAGGCATTGAAGGTCAGGGTCTCGCTGTTCCTCTGGCCACGGTCTCACCGCACAATCAGGAGCGAGAGGCTTACAAGAAACTGGGCCTGACCAAGCATGTTCTGGCAGCACACACTCAGAAAGAAGAGCAGGCGTTCCTCAGCCGCTTCAGAGAGCTGCGAGGTGTCCACGCTTTTAATGCCGACTGCTCCCTCTATCTGGAGAAACAGAAAGGAGTTCCATCTGAGG CTGTTCCCGCTGCTCGTTTGTCTAAGCAGGGTGGTGGTGGTGCACCTGAGACCAGTGGAACCCGCCGGGGTCGCAACAAGAAGACCAAGACCAAACGCATTAAGCCGAACGAGTCATCTGACAGCACACCTTCAGGACGTAGGCCACCACCCAAACCTCAGCTGCAGGGCCTCAACCAGACCTCCTGGTCTCCCTCAGACACATCCCAATCCACATTCCCCATCGCTTATCCGGCTGTGATGCCCGGGTACCCGCTGCAGATGTACCCGGGAGCCGGCGGCGTGCAGCCCAGGGTAGATGCTCCACTGTCAGGCTTTGGGGAGAGTCAGTGCAGCCAGGATCCACGCATCCCCATGCAGCCTATCCAAACGCCGTTCTCAGCTCCTCTGGTCACGCCCATGGTGGCTCTGGTACTGCCCAACTACATGTTCCCCCAGATCGGCGGTGCTCCGCGGCAGCCATTCTACCCCAAGCAGGGAGCTTTCCCCTCACAGCCTACCTTTCCACCTCAGCCTAGTTTTGCTGCACAGACACCGTTTCCTCAACAGTCCACATTCACCATACAGACCCAGTTTGCCCCCCAGAACCCCTTTACTCCACAGACACCATTTCCATTCACGTGTCCCGAGGAACCGCCAAAACCACCTGAGCCCGAGCTGAGGGAGGATCCTTCACGAAGCCCCACCCCTCAGTCTGTGGGTGGAGGCGGGCCGCCGTCCCCGCCTTTGTTCCAGTCACGCTGCAGCTCGCCTTTGCAGCTCAACCTGCTGCAGTTAGAGGAGACTCAACGCTCTGCTGAGAGACAGGAGTGGACAGCGCCATCTGTTGTACCACAGGCAAACTGTAGCAGTAGTGCGGAGAAAGCAGGAGATGCAACTGGGCAAACCACAACTGACAAGGATGTGCCACAG TATGAAGGGTCACCTGTGGACGGTCAGCATAGTGATGCGTTCTCATCATCTAGTGACCTGCTGGATATTCTCCCAGAGGACTCGCGCTCGGGCACCGGCTCTGCCACCTCGGGCTCCATGGGCTCTGGATCTAACGGCTGTGAAACGTCTGCCAGCGGCGGGTCTGCCAGCAGAACTG gAAGCAGCAACAACAGCAGTAACTACTTCGGCAGTGTGGATTCTTCCCAGAAATCCCATAAGGCCAAGGGGCAAGGCTCTGGCTCTGGGGCGCTGACACTGGATGGGAGTGAGAAGCTGATCAAGTATGCCCTGCAGGACCCACTGTGGCTGCTCATGGCTAACGTGAATGAAGATGTTATGATGTCATACCAGTTACCATCTCG TGACATCGAGAAGGTTCTGAGGGAGGACAGGGAGAAGTTGCGGCAGATGCAGAAAAGTCAGCCTCGCTTTACtgaagagcagaagagagagCTGGTGGAGGTGCATCCCTGGATGAGAAGAGGTGGGCTGCCCAAAGCCATCGACGTCAAG GTGTGTGTCGGCTGTGAAGAGATGAGTGAAACCCTGACTGAGGAGGATCCACCAGATCTGCACATGGGAGAAACCGAAAGCAGTGATGTCACGGTGCCTCCGGCCAATAGCAGTGAAGCCTCTACACACTCAGAAACACATGGCTGTCCCGGTCCTGTCACCTGA
- the LOC127935330 gene encoding period circadian protein homolog 2 isoform X2, with protein MSEDSESKPYLFSSLEGQNEAAGCSSMSTMHRMGSFAEGTKLGLASEGSDSSQDTPASPHNKRKMAHSLHEDVEMKSSGSSGSGTESHGNESHGNDSHGNDSHGNESSGSSNSRSKDSALLESSGSNKSSNSHSPSPPSSTNAFSLLSASSEQDNPSTSGCSSEESAKAKTQKELLKTLKELKLHLPSEKRNKGSKSTTLNTLKYALRCVRQVEANEEYYQLLMINDSQPSGLDVSSYTIEEIDSITSEYTLKNTDIFAVAVSLITGKIVYISDQAASILNCKQDVFKNAKFVEFLTPQDVSVFYSFTTPYRLPSWSMCTGAESSPSDCMQEKSFFCRISGGKECEADLQYYPFRMTPYLMKVQDMEHSEDQFCCLLLAERVHSGYEAPRIPTDKRIFTTTHTPSCVFQDVDERAVPLLGYLPQDLIGTPVLLHLHPSDRPVMLGIHRKILQYAGQPFDHSIRFCARNGEYITIDTSWSSFVNPWSRKVSFVIGRHKVRMGPVNEDVFAAPAVAEGKSLDSDIQEITEQIHRLLLQPVHNNGSSGYGSLGSNDHLLSVASSSESNSNGTRLRQEEEDARKAKPRSFQEICKGVHMQKNQEQQSKKSPTKFLQKSPVVRPKDSAYPVNWRESPVEQRAGLQEELAFKDQTVYSYQQISCLDSVIRYLESCNVPITVKRKCQSSSNTTSSNSDEDKQRGVESSIQVSEEAGHLKNQPGLSSLEESKKPAVSGVVSPSLTPLALPSKPESVMSITSQCSYSSTIVHVGDKKEIIEDVPGSEGIEGQGLAVPLATVSPHNQEREAYKKLGLTKHVLAAHTQKEEQAFLSRFRELRGVHAFNADCSLYLEKQKGVPSEAVPAARLSKQGGGGAPETSGTRRGRNKKTKTKRIKPNESSDSTPSGRRPPPKPQLQGLNQTSWSPSDTSQSTFPIAYPAVMPGYPLQMYPGAGGVQPRVDAPLSGFGESQCSQDPRIPMQPIQTPFSAPLVTPMVALVLPNYMFPQIGGAPRQPFYPKQGAFPSQPTFPPQPSFAAQTPFPQQSTFTIQTQFAPQNPFTPQTPFPFTCPEEPPKPPEPELREDPSRSPTPQSVGGGGPPSPPLFQSRCSSPLQLNLLQLEETQRSAERQEWTAPSVVPQANCSSSAEKAGDATGQTTTDKDVPQYEGSPVDGQHSDAFSSSSDLLDILPEDSRSGTGSATSGSMGSGSNGCETSASGGSASRTGSSNNSSNYFGSVDSSQKSHKAKGQGSGSGALTLDGSEKLIKYALQDPLWLLMANVNEDVMMSYQLPSRDIEKVLREDREKLRQMQKSQPRFTEEQKRELVEVHPWMRRGGLPKAIDVKVCVGCEEMSETLTEEDPPDLHMGETESSDVTVPPANSSEASTHSETHGCPGPVT; from the exons CTCCAACTCTCATAGTCCTTCACCACCCAGCAGCACGAACGCCTTCAGCCTTCTGAGTGCCAGTTCAGAGCAGGACAACCCATCTACCAGCGGCTGCAG TAGTGAAGAATCCGCCAAGGCAAAGACACAGAAAGAATTGCTTAAAACTCTGAAAGAGCTGAAGCTTCATTTGCCATCGGAAAAGAGGAACAAGGGCAGCAAGTCGACGACGCTCAATACTCTAAAATATGCCCTGCGCTGCGTCAGACAGGTGGAGG caaatgaAGAATACTACCAGCTGCTTATGATTAATGATAGTCAGCCATCAGGGCTTGACGTTTCATCATATACCATAGAGGAGATAGACAGCATCACCTCTGAATACACCCTCAAAAACACA GATATCTTTGCAGTGGCAGTGTCCCTCATCACTGGAAAGATTGTCTATATTTCAGACCAGGCCGCCTCCATCTTGAACTGCAAACAGGATGTGTTCAAGAACGCTAAGTTTGTGGAGTTTCTTACCCCGCAGGACGTTAGCGTGTTTTATAGCTTCACCACACCTTACAGGCTGCCTTCTTGGAGCATGTGCACTGGCGCAG AGTCGTCACCGTCAGACTGCATGCAGGAGAAATCTTTCTTCTGTCGCATtag CGGTGGTAAAGAGTGTGAGGCAGATCTGCAGTACTATCCCTTCAGAATGACTCCTTATTTGATGAAGGTTCAGGATATGGAGCACTCTGAAGATCAGTTCTGCTGCCTCCTGCTGGCCGAGAGAGTGCACTCCGGCTACGAAG CTCCAAGGATCCCCACGGACAAACGAATCTTCACCACAACACACACTCCCAGCTGTGTGTTTCAGGATGTGGACGAGAG GGCCGTTCCATTACTAGGATACCTGCCTCAGGATTTGATTGGCACACCTGTCCTGCTGCACCTACATCCCAGTGATCGACCCGTCATGCTTGGCATCCACAGGAAGA TCCTCCAGTATGCCGGCCAGCCGTTTGACCACTCAATCCGCTTCTGTGCTCGTAATGGAGAGTACATCACCATAGACACCAGCTGGTCCAGCTTTGTCAATCCCTGGAGCCGCAAAGTTTCCTTCGTCATTGGCAGACACAAAGTTCGCAT GGGTccagtgaatgaagatgtgttTGCAGCTCCGGCCGTGGCTGAGGGCAAATCCTTAGACTCAGACATCCAGGAAATCACTGAGCAAATTCACAGACTCCTGCTGCAG CCGGTCCACAACAACGGTTCGAGCGGCTATGGGAGTCTGGGCAGTAATGATCATCTGCTGAGTGTGGCATCGTCTAGTGAAAGTAACAGTAATGGAACGCGCCTGCGACAAGAGGAAGAGGATGCCAGGAAAGCCAAACCG AGGAGCTTTCAGGAGATCTGCAAAGGAGTCCACATGCAGAAAAACCAGGAGCAGCAGTCCAAGAAGAGCCCTACTA AGTTTCTACAGAAAAGTCCAGTGGTTCGACCCAAAGATTCTGCGTATCCTGTGAACTGGAGAGAGTCTCCAGTGGAGCAGCGTGCAGGTCTTCAGGAGGAGCTGGCCTTCAAAGACCAGACCGTCTACTCCTATCAGCAGATTAGTTGCCTGGACAGCGTAATCAG GTATTTGGAAAGCTGTAACGTGCCCATCACAGTGAAGAGAAAGTGCCAGTCCTCCTCAAACACAACATCCTCAAACTCAGACGAAGACAAGCAGAGAGGTGTTGAGAGCTCCATACAAGTGTCTGAAG AGGCCGGTCATCTGAAGAACCAGCCAGGTCTCTCATCATTAGAGGAGTCTAAGAAGCCTGCAGTCTCTGGTGTAGTGAGTCCATCTCTGACTCCACTCGCGCTGCCCAGTAAACCTGAAAGTGTGATGTCCATCACCAGCCAGTGCAGCTACAGCAGCACCATCGTACACGTAGGAGACAAGAAAG AGATCATTGAAGACGTCCCCGGCTCTGAAGGCATTGAAGGTCAGGGTCTCGCTGTTCCTCTGGCCACGGTCTCACCGCACAATCAGGAGCGAGAGGCTTACAAGAAACTGGGCCTGACCAAGCATGTTCTGGCAGCACACACTCAGAAAGAAGAGCAGGCGTTCCTCAGCCGCTTCAGAGAGCTGCGAGGTGTCCACGCTTTTAATGCCGACTGCTCCCTCTATCTGGAGAAACAGAAAGGAGTTCCATCTGAGG CTGTTCCCGCTGCTCGTTTGTCTAAGCAGGGTGGTGGTGGTGCACCTGAGACCAGTGGAACCCGCCGGGGTCGCAACAAGAAGACCAAGACCAAACGCATTAAGCCGAACGAGTCATCTGACAGCACACCTTCAGGACGTAGGCCACCACCCAAACCTCAGCTGCAGGGCCTCAACCAGACCTCCTGGTCTCCCTCAGACACATCCCAATCCACATTCCCCATCGCTTATCCGGCTGTGATGCCCGGGTACCCGCTGCAGATGTACCCGGGAGCCGGCGGCGTGCAGCCCAGGGTAGATGCTCCACTGTCAGGCTTTGGGGAGAGTCAGTGCAGCCAGGATCCACGCATCCCCATGCAGCCTATCCAAACGCCGTTCTCAGCTCCTCTGGTCACGCCCATGGTGGCTCTGGTACTGCCCAACTACATGTTCCCCCAGATCGGCGGTGCTCCGCGGCAGCCATTCTACCCCAAGCAGGGAGCTTTCCCCTCACAGCCTACCTTTCCACCTCAGCCTAGTTTTGCTGCACAGACACCGTTTCCTCAACAGTCCACATTCACCATACAGACCCAGTTTGCCCCCCAGAACCCCTTTACTCCACAGACACCATTTCCATTCACGTGTCCCGAGGAACCGCCAAAACCACCTGAGCCCGAGCTGAGGGAGGATCCTTCACGAAGCCCCACCCCTCAGTCTGTGGGTGGAGGCGGGCCGCCGTCCCCGCCTTTGTTCCAGTCACGCTGCAGCTCGCCTTTGCAGCTCAACCTGCTGCAGTTAGAGGAGACTCAACGCTCTGCTGAGAGACAGGAGTGGACAGCGCCATCTGTTGTACCACAGGCAAACTGTAGCAGTAGTGCGGAGAAAGCAGGAGATGCAACTGGGCAAACCACAACTGACAAGGATGTGCCACAG TATGAAGGGTCACCTGTGGACGGTCAGCATAGTGATGCGTTCTCATCATCTAGTGACCTGCTGGATATTCTCCCAGAGGACTCGCGCTCGGGCACCGGCTCTGCCACCTCGGGCTCCATGGGCTCTGGATCTAACGGCTGTGAAACGTCTGCCAGCGGCGGGTCTGCCAGCAGAACTG gAAGCAGCAACAACAGCAGTAACTACTTCGGCAGTGTGGATTCTTCCCAGAAATCCCATAAGGCCAAGGGGCAAGGCTCTGGCTCTGGGGCGCTGACACTGGATGGGAGTGAGAAGCTGATCAAGTATGCCCTGCAGGACCCACTGTGGCTGCTCATGGCTAACGTGAATGAAGATGTTATGATGTCATACCAGTTACCATCTCG TGACATCGAGAAGGTTCTGAGGGAGGACAGGGAGAAGTTGCGGCAGATGCAGAAAAGTCAGCCTCGCTTTACtgaagagcagaagagagagCTGGTGGAGGTGCATCCCTGGATGAGAAGAGGTGGGCTGCCCAAAGCCATCGACGTCAAG GTGTGTGTCGGCTGTGAAGAGATGAGTGAAACCCTGACTGAGGAGGATCCACCAGATCTGCACATGGGAGAAACCGAAAGCAGTGATGTCACGGTGCCTCCGGCCAATAGCAGTGAAGCCTCTACACACTCAGAAACACATGGCTGTCCCGGTCCTGTCACCTGA